One window of Candidatus Schekmanbacteria bacterium genomic DNA carries:
- a CDS encoding cob(I)yrinic acid a,c-diamide adenosyltransferase: MKKFKEGFIQVYTGSGKGKTTAALGLALRAAGHGFKSMIIQFMKGDKNYGEIIAHHHLSPYITIRQFGLCTFVDKNNPSAEDLKLASEGIGFARKISKGNEFDILVLDEINCAVDFGLVKEEELLDIMENKNPHMELILTGRYASRKIIEKADLVTEMKEIKHYYRNKKITSREGIEW, from the coding sequence ATGAAAAAATTCAAAGAGGGCTTTATACAAGTTTATACAGGCAGTGGAAAAGGAAAAACAACCGCAGCTTTAGGATTAGCACTAAGAGCAGCAGGCCATGGTTTTAAAAGTATGATTATCCAATTTATGAAGGGAGATAAAAATTATGGTGAAATAATTGCACATCATCATCTATCACCATATATAACTATCAGACAGTTTGGGCTATGCACTTTTGTCGACAAAAACAATCCATCAGCCGAAGATTTGAAACTTGCTTCAGAAGGTATTGGCTTTGCAAGAAAAATTTCAAAAGGAAATGAATTTGACATATTAGTACTTGATGAAATAAACTGTGCCGTTGATTTTGGACTTGTAAAGGAAGAAGAGCTCTTAGATATTATGGAAAACAAAAATCCTCATATGGAGCTCATCTTGACGGGCAGGTATGCAAGTAGAAAAATAATTGAAAAAGCAGACCTTGTGACGGAGATGAAGGAAATCAAGCACTATTATCGGAATAAAAAAATAACATCCCGAGAAGGAATAGAATGGTAG